CCTTCGATCATCCGGATGAGTGCGTTTTCGTCCATGACCTCGCCGCGGGCCGTGTTGACCACATAGGCATCCTGTTTCAGGAGCTTCAGCCGGCGGGCGGACAGGAGATGGAACGTGCCCGGCGTGTGCGGGCAGTGGATTGATACCACGTCCATGCGCGCCAGCATCTGGTCGAGGCTCTCCCAATAGGTGGCTTCCAGGTCTTCTTCGACACCTTCCGGCAGGCGGCGGCGGTTGTGATAATGGATCGACATGCCGAAAGCCTTGGCGCGGCGGGCAACGGCCTGTCCGATGCGGCCCATGCCGATGATGCCGAGGCGTTTGCCCCAGATCCGGTGGCCCAGCATCCAGGTTGGCGACCAGCCGGCCCAATCGCCGGACTCAATTGCCTTGATGCCTGTGGCAAGACGCCGCGGCACGGCCAGGATCAGCGCCATGGTCATGTCGGCAGTGTCTTCGGTCAGGACACCCGGCGTGTTGGTGACATTGATGCCGCGGTTGTTGGCGCTGACAACGTCGATATTGTCGACACCATTGCCGAAATTGGCGATCAGCTTGAGATTTTCGCCGGCCTGAGACAGGACGGACGAATCGATTCGGTCGGTCACCGTCGGCACCAGCACATCGGCCGTTCGCACGGCTTCGACCAGCTCGGCCTGGCTGAAGGGCCTGTCATTTTCATTGAGTCGCGTTTCGAAAAGTTCGCGCATCCGCGTTTCGACCACTTCCGGAAGTTTCCGGGTGACAACAACGACAGGCTTCTTTTTCGCCATACCAAACTGCCTTTCGCGCTTCGTTAAGGTTCTGTTAACCTCAACGGGACCACTTTGACGCCGCGCGTGACGCGAGCGGAAGAGACCATACCCTTTTCCTTACCAGATGGTCCGGCAGAAACAAGGGATCGGTTTCATTCGCCGCGCTTTCCCAGCCGAAGGAATTGCCAACGCTGGTTTTCACGCAAATTATTCGCTACAGCTTTGCCTCAGAACAGCGATCAATAACAATTGGACAACCGGACATAATGGCTTCTACGTACGCAGCGACCCGGCTCTTTCTGTGTCTCATGGCATTTGTGGTCGGGCTTGCCGCCGTGCCGGCTTCCGCCTGGGCGCAGGGAAACGGAACCCGGGCCACCGATTTGCCGTTGCCGCGCTTTGTCAGCCTCAAATCCGACCGGGTGAACGTGCGCATCGGCCCGTCCCGGGAACACAAGATTGCCTGGACATTCGTCCAGTCCGGTTTGCCGGTGGAAATCATCCAGGAGTTCGAAAACTGGCGCCAGATCCGTGACTGGGAAGGCAAGACCGGCTGGGTGTTCCACTCGCTCCTGTCGGGCCGCCGGACGGCCCTGATCACGCCCTGGGAAAAGTCCAATCTGACACCGCTGCGTGCCCGGTCCCGGTCCGATGCCAATATTGTCGCCGAACTGGAACCCTTCGTCCTGACATCCATCACCGAATGTGCCGGTGGCTGGTGCCGGGTCAATGGCGACAATTACGACGGCTGGCTCGACCAGACGCGTCTCTTCGGCGTTTATCCCGACGAGACCCTGGAGGACTGATCGGGGAAGCAGTGACTTTCTCGAGCCTGTGAATTGGCTGTTTGAGCATCTTCCTCTCCTTGTCATCCCGGTTCGGCGTTAGCTGAGACCGGGACAAATAAAAAAAGGCGGCCAGTCGGCCGCCTTTTTCGATTCCAGCCAGTCAGCAGCTTCAGTCTGCCTTGACTTCCTGAGCCTTCAGCTCTTCGAGGCGTGGCATGGACATGATGTTGTAGCCGCTGTCGACAAAATGCACTTCGCCGGTGACGCCGCCGGACAGGTCCGACAGCAGATAGAGGCCGGTTCCGCCGATTTCGTCGAGGGAAACGGTCCGGCAAAGCGGCGAATTGCGCTTCTGGAAGTTGAACATCAGCCGGGCGTCCGAAACACCGGACCCTGCCAAAGTGCGCACGGGGCCGGCGGAGATCGCATTCACACGGATGTTCTGTTCGCCATAGTCCACGGCCAGGTAACGGACAGAGGATTCCAGGGCCGCCTTGGCAACGCCCATGACGTTGTAGTTCGGCATGACCTTGGTCGAGCCGCCATAGGTCAGCGTGACCAGCGAACCGCCATTCGGCATGATGGCTGCTGCGCGCTTGGCGATCTCCGTGAAGGAGAAGCAGGAGATCATCATGGTGCGGGTGAAGTTTTCCCGCGTGGTGTCGGCATATTTGCCGCGCAGCTCCGACTTGTCGGAAAAGGCCACGGCGTGCACCAGGAAGTCGATGCTGCCCCAGTCTTCCTTGAGACGATCAAACACCGCGTCGACCGAGGCAACGTCTTCCACATCGCACGGGACGAGGATATTCGAGCCGACGGAGTCAGCGAGCGGCTTGGCGCGTTTGCCGAAAGCTTCACCCTGATAGGTGAAGGCAAGTTCGGCGCCGTGATCGGCAAGGGTCTTGGCGATCCCCCAGGCAATGGAGTGATCGTTGGCAACGCCCATGATCAGGCCGCGTTTGCCCTTCATCAGTTCAGACATTCAAAGCTCCTCAACCGTGATAGCGCGACAGCGCAAGCGAGGCGTTGGTGCCGCCGAAGCCGAAGCTGTTGGAAAGGACCGTGTCGAGGCCGGCATTGTCGACCCGCTCAGTGACGATTTCCTCCGGCTTCAGGGCCGGATCGAGTTCGTTCACATTGGCCGAGGCCGTGATGAAATCGTTCTGCAGCATCAGGAGGCAATAGATCGCTTCCTGGACACCGGTCGCGCCCAGGCTGTGGCCGGTGAGCGACTTGGTCGAGGACGCCGGCGGCTGGTTTTCGCCGAAGACCCGGCGGATCGCCTCGATCTCGCCGACATCGCCGACCGGGGTCGAGGTGCCGTGCGTGTTGATGTAGTCGACCTTGCGATCGCCAAGGGTTTCGATGGCAAGACGCATGCAGCGCTCGCCGCCTTCCCCGGACGGGGCCACCATGTCGTAGCCGTCGGAATTGGCGGCATAGCCGGTGACTTCGGCATAGATTTTCGCGCCACGGGCCTTGGCGTGTTCCAGTTCCTCCAGAACGACAACACCACCACCACCGGCAATGACAAAACCGTCGCGGGTTGCGTCATAGGCACGGGCAGCTGTTTCCGGGGTGTCGTTATATTTGGAAGACATGGCGCCCATGGCGTCGAACAGGCAGGACAGGGTCCAGTCGAGTTCCTCGCCGCCACCGGCAAACATCACGTCCTGCTTGCCGAACTGGATCTGTTCGGTGGCTGCCCCGATGCAGTGCGCGGAGGTCGAGCAGGCCGAGGTGATGGAATAGTTGATGCCCTTGATCTTGAACGGTGTTGCCAGGCAGGCAGAGTTGGTCGAGCTCATGCCGCGGGTCACCATGAACGGGCCCATGCGCTTGGGTGCGCCCTTTTCCAGAACGATCTGGTGCGCCTGGAACAGGTTCTTGGTGGACGGCCCACCGGAGCCCATGATCAGGCCGGTGCGGGTGTTGGAGATATCGCTCTCCTCAAGCCCGGAATCGGCGATCGCCTGCTCCATGGAGATGTAGTTATAGGCGGCACCATCGCCCATGAACCGCAGCTGACGCTTGTCGATCAGCGAGGGAATATCGACATTCGGCATGCCGTGCACCTGGCTGCGGAAGCCGTGTTCGGCGTAATCCGGAGCAAAGCTGATGCCCGATTTGCCTTCCCTGAGGCTGGCCAGCACTTCCTGTGCGTTTGATCCGATGGAAGATACGATTCCCAGACCGGTGACGACAACGCGTCTCATTGCGGACTCCTATGGTCTTATCCGGCACGGCATGGCTTCAAGGAGTTCAGCAGCCTGCCGGCCTGTATGTAATATGCAAACCGGCGCTTCCAATCAGAAAGAAGCGCCGGCGAAACAGTCGATCATGCGAATGGGTGTCAGACTTTTGACAGGCCCACGCGCAGGTCGGTTGCCTTGTAGATCTGTTCACCGTCGGCTTTCAGCCAGCCATCGGCAATGCCCAGCACCAGACGGCCCTTCATGACCCGCTTGAAGTCGATGCCGTATTCAACCAGCTTGACGTCCGGCGTGACCATGCCCTTGAACTTGATTTCGCCGGTCGAGAGCGCCATGCCCTTGCCTTCCAGACCCTGCCAGCCAAGGTGAAAGCCGGTCAGCTGCCAAAGGGCGTCCAGTCCGAGGCAGCCCGGCATGATCGGATTGCCCTGGAAGTGACACGGGAAGAACCAGAGGTCCGGCTTGATGTCGAACTCGGCGCGGGCATATCCCTTGTCATACTCACCGCCGGTTTCCGAGATATCGGTGATCCGGTCGAACATCAGCATCGGCGGCAGCGGCAATTGTGCGTTGCCCGGGCCAAACAGCTCGCCGCGGCCGCAGGCGAGCAGGTCTTCATAATCGTAGCTGGAGCGGCGCTCGGTCATTCAGGATCCGTTTTTTGTGTCCCGCCCGCGTTCAGACAAGGGCCGGATTGGTTTGTTTTCGGTTCGATTGCGGCGCCTTCCTACCACAGGGGAACCATGACCGAAAGATGTCACTTGCGCGAAGTTGCTGGGTTTTTCCGGTCTTTTACTCGATTTCAGCATTATCCGTGACGTTGTCCGGCCTCCCTTGCCGGATCGGACCTGTCGTTTAAAACTTGCATCTTGGGTGCAAGAAATGGCAGATATAGGCCCATGATCGTGGAAACGCGGCCGGAAAACAAGCTTGCCGCGCGCTGATTGCGCCCACAAAACCGTGTTTGAAGACCTGGATCGGAACGGAATGACAACACACATGGCATCAGAAATTGCCGGCAAGGATGTGACCGGCATGCTGCGGACAGCGGGTCTGCGGCCGACACGCCAACGTGTATCCCTGGCGGAACTGCTCTATTCGAAGGGCGACCGTCATATCTCCGCCGAGTTGCTCCATGAGGAAGCCGTGGCCGCCAACGTGCCGGTCTCGCTGGCAACCGTCTACAACACGCTGCACCAGTTCACCGAAGTCGGGCTTCTGCGTGAAGTCGCGATCGATGGCAACAAGACCTATTTCGACACCAACACCTCCGATCACCACCACTTCTTCATTGAAGGCGAAAACCGGGTGATCGACATTCCGGGCGAAGGTGTTGGCATCGGCAGCCTGCCGGAAGCACCGGAAGGCATGGAAGTCGTGCGTGTCGATGTGGTTGTCCGGGTGCGCGAAAAGCGCTGACCGTCAGCCGAGACCGGCTTCGACGTAGCGCAGTTTCCAGACATAGTAGTTGGCGGTGGAGCCGATCTCCTCCAGATGGCGCTGTCCGCTGGGCTCAAACCCCAGTTTGAGCAGCAGGTTGGCGGAGCGGTCATTGTCCGGATGGGTGATCGCGCAAAGAGTGCGCAAGTTGAGTTCACCTGCGGAAAAATCCAGAACAGCCTGGCCGGCTTCCCGTCCATATCCCTTGCCGCGGTGACAGGACAGAAAGGCAAATCCGAGATCCGGGTATTTCAGCTCCTTGCGCACCACCAGACCGCAGACGCCGATCGGTTCACCCGTCTCCTTCAATTCCACCAGCCACAGCCCAACGCCCTGGGCGGCAAACCGGACCAGCGACTTTGACTTGATGTAGGTGGCCGCGTCTTCCGGGCTGTCAATTCCGTAGTCATGGATGAACCGCTTGTAGTCGGGCTCACTCATCAGCGTTTGGTAAAAAACGGCATCGTTGGGAGACGGCAGGCGGAAACGCAGGCGTTCGCTGGTCGGAAAAGGTCCAAGCGGAAAGGTCACGCGGCGCTCTCCTTGTCGATCTGGGCTTTGGTGCGAAGAGCGATCTCCGGAACGGCGTCGAAAGGTTCCTTTTCCGGGCTGCGGCAGAGATCGTAGATGACGCAGCGCCGGCATTCCGGTTTGCGCGCCTTGCAGATGTAGCGCCCATGCAGGATCAGCCAGTGGTGGGCATGCAGGGAAAACTCCTTGGGCACCGCCTTTTCCATCGCCTTTTCGACATCCAGTGGCGTCTTGCCCGGTGCGATGCCGATACGGTTGCCGAGGCGGAAAAGGTGGGTGTCGACGGCAATGGTCGGATGCCCGAAAAAGATGTTCAGCACCACATTGGCGGTCTTGCGGCCGACGCCGGGCAGCTTTTCCAGCGCTTCGCGGTCTTCCGGAACCTCGCCGCCATGATCTCTGATCAGCTGTTCGGACAGGAGAATGACGTTCTTGGCCTTGGTCTTGAAAAGACCGATGGTGCGGATTTCCTCGCGCACCTTGTCTTCGCCCAGCGCGACCATCTTCTCAGGTGTGTCGGCAATCTCGAACAGGTGTTTGGTTGCCCGGTTGACACCGACATCGGTTGCCTGTGCCGACAGGACCACGGCGACCAGCAGCGTATAGGCGTTGACATAGTCAAGTTCGCCTTCCGGTTCCGGATTGTCGGCATGAAAGCGCTGGAAAATGGCGTAGGTCTCGGCCTTGGAATAGCGAGACCGTTTCAGGACCCTGCCCGGATTGTCCACGGAGGGCGCTTTCCGTTTTGGCTTGGCTTTCGAGGCGGGGCGTTTGGATGCCTTGGCGGCGGCGGGGCTCTTTGCTTGGCTCATGTTCTCTCTATAATCAGACCTCATGAGCGAGAACAATCCGAAACCCGAGCCGGAGGACGATTTTGAGCGGCGCAACCGGCCGTTTTTTACAGCCGTGCTGACGCCACACCGGTCTCTTGGCCCGAATGGTTTCCTGATCCTGATGATCTGTTTCGGCCTGATCTGTTTTGTCTCCGGGATCGTGTTCCTGAGCATTGGCGCCTGGCCGGTCTTCGGCTTCTTCGGGCTCGATATCGCTCTTCTGTGGTTTGCCTTCCGTCTGAACTACCGGTCCGCGCAGGCGTTTGAGGAAGTCTCCGTGTCCCGCACGGAGATCGTCATCCGCAAGGTGGGACCCGGAAAACGCTTCCAGGAATATTCCTTCAATCCCGTCTGGGTCCGGCTGAAAATCGACCGGTTGGAGGATGAAGGCGTGGTTGCCGTGTCGCTGACCAGCCGCGGGGAAAGCATTGACTTGGGCAATTTCTTGAATCCGGACGATCGCACCAGTTTTGCCGGCGCCATTGCCAACGCGCTTGCGGTTGCCAAGGCAGGCGGCGTCTAGGGACCTGACCCTAAGGTTCCTGTTCCGCTGATTGCGGCTGAACGCGCAGTGTCGCAAGCAGAACGACAAGAGCTGTCACTGAACTTGCCGCAGCGACCAGCAGAACCGTTCTGAAATCCGTGGCCGTGGCGATGAAGCCCATGGACACGCTGCCGATCAGCCCGCCCAGAAAGAGGCTGTTCATGTAGACGGCCGTTGCGCGGCCGGGACGGTCCGGTGCGAAACTCTGGACAAAGCTGATGGCAACGCCGGCAAAAAGCCCATAATAGGTTCCTTCCAGCATGGAAACCGCGATGACCTGCCACAACTGGGTGACTTCGGCGAAGAGAAGCATGCTGGTGGCGGCCAGGACGGCGGCCAGCATCAGCACCTGGCGGATGCCGATGCGCTCGGCCAGCCGGACAGAACCAAAAATGACGAACACTTCGAGAAGGCATTTCACGGAGAGGGACAGGCCAGGTGTTTGCCCGGGCAGGCCGACTTCCTGCACGAAATAAAGGGGCATCGCAGAGACAAACAGCGAATTGGTGATCACGAATCCAAGGCAAATCAGCCCCGCCACCATCAGGCCCCAGTTGATCGGATCTTTGCCGCGATCCGATTTCGGGCGCGGTTCGGCTTTGAATTGAGCCGGCACCACGATTTGCCAGAGGGTGGCATAGGCCAGACCGATCCCGAAGGCCACGGCAAACGCCGAAGTGAAACCGAATGCAGCCACCAGCGAGAAGGAAAGGGCCGGACCGATCATCCAGGCAAGAGACACCGTCATGCGCAGCCAGGAATTGACCCGGGTGATATCCAGTCCCTCTCGTTCCGCATAAAGCCGGCCGAAGGTGAAGATGATGCCTGACCCGGTGTTGGAAAGGCTCGTCAGGGGGGCCACCAGCAACAGGAGCATCCAGAGATTGCTTACCTGTGTGAGCAGGGCCGAAACGGTCAGAAAGGCGAAAACGGAAAAGCGCAGCAGGCGTCGGACTGCATAACCATGGTCGAGCCTCTCCCCGGCCCAGCGATTTGCGACCAGCGTCAGTGGCAGAACGATGCCGGTATAAAGACCGATCTGCCAGGGCGCAGCGCCAAGGCCTTCGACGATGAAGAAGCTCATCAACGGTATCAGGGCGGAGACGCCCAGCGACTGCGAAAACTGAAGAAAAAGGATTAGCACCACCTGCCGGGGGAGCTGAAACGACATGAACACGGAGAAACCTGGAGACCGGAGGAAATAGGGTCACAAGCCTAGGCCGGAACCGTTCTTCTGTCACCAGATCAGTTGTCTGAAACGCAATTGCCACCGCACACGCTTGCCGCAATCGATTTGGTCTTCCCCGCCCGGCGTTGAAAACCTGAACGTCTATTGAGCGCCTTGCTCATCTCCCGTTCAGATTCGGGTGGCTAAGAAGCATCATCTTTTTGATTCTCAATTCGAAAATCATGTGATCCCGGGCAGGGAACCGGATTTCGAACAATCGGATTTGCAGGTATGTGGAAGACACTTTTGGGAAGCGGCCTTCTGGCTGCAGGGCTTTTTGCGCTGGGCGGGTGTGCGGCTGTCACCAAGGAACAATGCGTGGCCGGAGACTGGGCGGATCTCGGCAAGGCCCACGCCTCGGTTGGCAAGCCAACCAGTCATCTGGACGAAGTGGTCAAGAGCTGCGGCAAGCACGGGATCACGCCGGACACAAATGCCTATCTGTCTGGCTGGCATCGCGGCGTTCAGAATTACTGCACACCGCTCAATGGCTTCACCCTCGGAAAACAATACAAGACCAAGTCGCCGATCTGCCCACCTGCCCTCGCTTCCCGCTTCGAGCATGCCTATCAGCTGGGATTTGTGATCTGGACTGCTGAAAACAGGGTTGATGACGCGCGATCGGAGGTCAGGTCCCTGGAAGATCGGCTTGACCGCCTGGAAGACGACCTGACCGATCTGGACTGCAAATCGAAAACCAGGAAAGACGATCGCAAGGAGTGTCGCAAGAAACGCAAGCGCCTGCGCGGCAAGGTCCGGGATACCGAATATGATCTGAGGGCTGCCCGCGACGACCTGGAAGATACCCGCATCGAGGCGGAAATTGTGACGGCCCGGATCAATGCGGAGGCCGGCCGGCAATTTGGCTGGTAGTTGTGAAACGCGCTTGTGGCCGATCCTTCTAGACGCCGCTTAAGCGGCTCTTGAGGATCTGGCCCAAAAGTGATGGCCGGGGCGAATGCTTCAGTCACATTTGTCATTCCCGCGAAAGCGGGAAACCAGGACTCCGTGAGGTTAGATTTTATTTATAGCGCCGATTCATGAGGTTACTGGGTCCCCGCTTTCGCGGGGAAGACAACCGAGAGGGGGCGAGTTCGTGCCAGGAACGATGAAAGCTCCGTCTTAGATCACTTTCGGGCCAGACACTCAGGATGAGGCCTATATGGGGGGTGAAAAAGACTTCACCCCATTTTCTGCGTCATCCCGAGGAGGGCCAAAGGCCCGTCTCGAAGGATCGGCCAAAGGCACCAGACCCACTCTTTTTCTCAGCCGTCCCGCTCAACCCGCAGCTTCTTCAGCTGGTAAAGCGCCTCCAGCGCCTCTCTGGGAGTCATGTCGTCCGGGTCGATCTCGTCCAGCGCGTCCGCAAACGGGTCAGGCTCCGCAAAACCGGTGGCGCTGGGCGGCGGTGGGGCGATGCTGGCGAAAAGCGGCAGCTCATCGATCAGGTTTTCAGCCGGAGAGCGCCGGTCCTGTTCCTCCAGCTGGCCGAGCACCTGCTTGGAACGTTCAACCACGGAGGCCGGAAGACCGGCCAGCTTGGCGACCTGAATGCCGTAGGAGCGGTCGGCGGCGCCCGGCACGATCTCGTGCAGGAAGATCACCTCGCCGTTCCACTCCTTCACCGACACGGTCGCGTTTGAAAGACGTTCGAGCTTGGCCGAAAGGGCGGTCAGCTCATGGTAATGGGTGGCAAAGAGGGCCCGTGAACGGTTGACCTCATGCAGATGTTCGATGGTGGCCCAGGCGATCGACAGACCGTCAAACGTCGCGGTGCCGCGACCGATTTCATCGAGGATCACCAGCGACCGGTCGCCTGCCTGATTGAGGATCGCGGCGGTCTCGACCATTTCCACCATGAAGGTGGAGCGGCCGCGGGCAAGATCATCCGCCGCACCCACACGGGAAAACAGCCTGTCGACCACGCCAATATGGGCCGAGGCCGCCGGGACGAAGGCGCCCATCTGAGCCAGCACGGCTATGAGTGCGTTCTGGCGCAGGAAGGTCGACTTACCGGCCATGTTCGGACCGGTGATCAGCCAGATGTGACCGATATCCTCATCGGCTTCAGGACCGAGATCGGCGTCATTGGCAACGAAGCTTTCGCCACCGGCTTTTTTCAGGGCCCGTTCGACCACCGGATGGCGGCCACCCTTGATGTCGAAGGCACGGCTGTCATCCACGGTTGGGCGAACATATCCCTCTTCCTGGGCCAGCTTTGCCAGGGCCGCGGACACATCGAGGATACCAAGGCCCTGGGCGGCGGATTTGATCGCTTCGCCGGCGTCGATGATCGCCTGGGCCAGCCGGTCGAAAATCTCCAGTTCAATCGCAAGAGACCGTTCGCCGGCGCTGGCAATCTTGGATTCCAGGTCGGCCAGTTCGGTTGTGGTGAAGCGCATGGCGCCCGCCATGGTCTGGCGGTGAATGAACCGGCCCGGATCGGCCGTCAGTTTCTCCGTCTGGGCCGTCGGCGCCTCGATGAACCAGCCCAGCACGTTGTTGTGCTTGATCTTCAGGGATCTGACACCGAGCTCTTCGGAATAGTCGGCCTGAAGCTTGGCGATCACCTTGCGGCTTTCATCACGCAAGGCGCGGAGTTCGTCGAGGTCTGCGTTGAAGTCGGAGGAAATGAAGCCGCCGTCCCGTTTCAGAAGCGGCGGTTCCTCCTTGATCGCGGCCACCAGTTCAGCGCCCAGTTCATGAGGCGCCTGCTCCAGGCTGGCGCGGGCCGCGGCGATTTCTGCCGGAATCTCGACAGGACTGGAGGCCGTCTGGTCCAGCACGCTTCGCGCGGCTTCCAGCCCTTGCGCAATCGACAGGATATCCCGGGGGCCGCCGCGATTGAGCGCAATACGTGACAGGGCGCGGGCCATGTCCGGTGCGCCTTTCAGCGTCTGACGCAGGCTTTCGCGCATGATCTCGTTGTCGAGAAAGAAGGCAACGGAATCATGCCGGTGCTGAATGGCGTCGACATTGATGAGCGGACCGGCCAGGCGGCTGGCCAGAAGCCGGGATCCACCACCGGTCACGGTTCGGTCGATGGTCGCCAGAAGAGAGCCCTGCTTTTCACCGGACAGTGTTCGGGAAAGCTCGAGATTGGCGCGTGTCGCCGGATCGATCAGCATGCGTCCGGCACCGGCCTCGCGCACCGGCGGGTCGAGCGGCGGCCGTTCGCCAAGCTGTGTCTTTTCGATATAGGACAGGATGCCGGCAGCGGCGGACAGTTCCGCCCGGCTGAACGTGCCGAAGCCGTCGAGCGTTTTCACACCGAAGTAATGCGCAAGCCGGTCGGTCGCAGTGGAACTGTCGAAAAAGGCGCGTGGCACCGGCGACAGGGCCCCGCCGGCCTGTTCGGCCAAAAGCCGCAATTCGTTTTCCTGCAACAGGTTGTCCGCCAGGATCAGCTCCTTCGGGCTGACCTGGGCAAGATCCGCAGCAAGGCGCTGGTGATCGGTTTCGGCAACCTGGAACGTGCCGGTGGACATTTCGATCCAGGCAAGGCCATACACCGCATCGCCCTGCAGGGAGCCGCCCTTCAGCCGGGTGAGCGCCATCAGGTAGTTGTTGCTGGAGGCATCCAGTAGCCGTTCTTCGGTCAACGTACCCGGCGTGACAAGGCGGATCACTTCGCGGCGAACGACGGATTTCGAACCGCGTTTCTTGGCCTCGGCCGGATCTTCGGTCTGTTCGCAGACCGAGACCCGGTGTCCCTTGGCGATCAGCTTCTGCAGATAGTCGTCTGCGGCATGGACGGGCACACCGCACATCGGAATGTCGTCACCCTGGTGTTTGCCGCGTTTGGTCAGCGTGATGCCGAGCGCCGCGGAGGCAATCTCCGCGTCCTCGAAGAACAGCTCGTAAAAGTCGCCCATCCGGTAGAACAGCAGACTGTCCGGATTGGCGGCCTTGATCTCGAGGAATTGGGCCATCATCGGCGTGACTTTGGCATCCGCCGGGGCCAGTTTCTGTGCGCTCTGTCCACTCATAGGAGAGTACTAGCAAACTGTGCGCGCCATTCCACCAAGGGGCTAGGCCATCTTGGCTTGAGGCTTCATTTTGCAGGGGATAAGGTCAGGCTCCCGCCCAGGGGTCAGCTTCGACCGGACCCTTAGAAAAGAGCGACCAAAAGGAAACGCCTGCGTCATGCCCTCCGATAAATCCGCCAAGTCAAATATCAGCTTTACAGATCAGGAAGCCCTGCAGTTTCACCAGGAGGGCCGTCCCGGCAAACTGGAAATTGCACCGACCAAGCCGATGGCGACCCAGCGTGACCTGTCGCTGGCCTATTCGCCGGGCGTGGCCGTGCCGGTGCTCGCGATCGCGGATGACGCCAGCCGCGCCTATGACTACACCACCAAGGGCAACATGGTGGCCGTGATTTCCAACGGCTCCGCCATTCTGGGTCTCGGCAATCTGGGAGCGCTCGCCTCCAAGCCGGTGATGGAGGGCAAGTCCGTGCTCTTCAAGCGGTTTGCCGATGTAGACAGTATCGACCTGGAGGTCGACACCCAGGATGTCGAGGAGTTCATCAACTCGGTGCGCTATCTCGGGCCATCCTTTGGCGGGATCAATCTGGAGGACATCAAGGCACCGGACTGTTTCATCATCGAGCAGCGCTTGCGGGAACTGATGGACATTCCGGTGTTCCACGACGATCAGCACGGCACGGCAATCATCGCCGCGGCCGGTCTGATCAACGCGCTTCACATGACCGGGCGCGACATGAAAGACACCAAGGTGGTCTGCAACGGCGCGGGTGCGGCCGGCATTGCCTGTATCGAACTGGTCAAGGCGATGGGCATCCCGCACGAGAATGTCACGCTCTGCGACACCAAGGGTGTGATCTACAAGGGCCGTGCAGAAGGCATGAACCAGTGGAAATCCGCCCATGCCATCGAGACCAAGGCCCGCTCCCTTTATGACGCGCTGAAGGGTGCGGACGTCTTTTTCGGCGTTTCGGTCAAGGGGGCTCTGACGGCGGACATGCTGAAGGCCATGGCGCCGAACCCGATCATTTTCGCCATGGCCAACCCGGATCCGGAAATCACGCCAGAAGACGCCCATGCCGTGCGCGATGACGCCATCGTCGCCACCGGCCGGTCGGACTACCCGAACCAGGTCAACAACGTGCTCGGTTTTCCCTATATCTTCCGCGGTGCCCTGGACGTGCAGGCGACAACGATCAATGACGACATGAAGGTCGCCTGTGCGAGGGCTCTGGCTGAACTGGCGCGCGAGGAAGTGCCGGACGAGGTTGCCGCCGCCTACCGGGGCAACCGGCCGAAATTCGGACCGGAATACATCATCCCGGTGCCGTTCGATCCGCGCCTGATTTCTGCCATTCCGCCTGCGGTCGCGCAGGCCGCAATGGATTCTGGTGTGGCCCGTCGTCCGATCGTTGATATGGAGGCCTATCGGCACCAGCTTTCGGCACGGCGTGACCCGGTTGCCGGCACCTTGCAGCGGATCTTCTCCAAGGTGCGCCAGCAGCCGAAACGCGTGGTCTTTGCCGAGGGCGAGGAAGAACCGGTGATCCGCGCCGCCGCAAGCTTCGTGTCGCAAGGCCTGGGGGAAGCGATCCT
This genomic interval from Labrenzia sp. VG12 contains the following:
- a CDS encoding NADP-dependent malic enzyme translates to MPSDKSAKSNISFTDQEALQFHQEGRPGKLEIAPTKPMATQRDLSLAYSPGVAVPVLAIADDASRAYDYTTKGNMVAVISNGSAILGLGNLGALASKPVMEGKSVLFKRFADVDSIDLEVDTQDVEEFINSVRYLGPSFGGINLEDIKAPDCFIIEQRLRELMDIPVFHDDQHGTAIIAAAGLINALHMTGRDMKDTKVVCNGAGAAGIACIELVKAMGIPHENVTLCDTKGVIYKGRAEGMNQWKSAHAIETKARSLYDALKGADVFFGVSVKGALTADMLKAMAPNPIIFAMANPDPEITPEDAHAVRDDAIVATGRSDYPNQVNNVLGFPYIFRGALDVQATTINDDMKVACARALAELAREEVPDEVAAAYRGNRPKFGPEYIIPVPFDPRLISAIPPAVAQAAMDSGVARRPIVDMEAYRHQLSARRDPVAGTLQRIFSKVRQQPKRVVFAEGEEEPVIRAAASFVSQGLGEAILIGREDEIRNMAEQAGVDISKAGLSIQNARLSDRNNDYAQYLYGRMQRRGYLLRDCQRMVNNDRNYWGAIMVARGDADAMVTGVTRNYSVALDTVKATIDPKPGHRVIGVSLALARGRTVLIADTAVIDMPTSEELADIAEEAAHVARKLGYEPRVAMLAYSTFGHPKGERSEKVIEAVKILDRRRVDFEYDGEMAADVALNPERMSSYPFCRLSGPANVLVMPAFHSASISTKMLQELGGATVIGPLLVGFDKPIQIVPLGAKDSDIVNMAAIAAFNVT